Part of the Benincasa hispida cultivar B227 chromosome 11, ASM972705v1, whole genome shotgun sequence genome, gtcttaaagagagtaaGATCTgtgactcagcctataacaaGTTTCGATTTTGTAGGTTCTGTTTTTTCCTGACAACTATCATTCGTGACAGTTCGCTGCTCATAAATCTTGACCGTCAGAAGATAGCCGATCCCAACATAAAATAGGGAGTTTAAGCAAATAAAACTCGAGGAGGAAGCGCCACAATGCTGTGATTTTGCATTAGATGCAAAATTTCTCTAGTTCACTTCCTCCACATTATGGCTGTTCCTTTCTAATTCTAACTCAATAAGGTGTGAAATGGGTGAATATAATAAACTTATGTACACACTGACTCAATTAGAAGAATCTTGTGATTAGTTTTAGTTGGTTTTAGTCAATGGTTATGGGTTCAGAGTGTGTTTATGTTAATGTTGCAAGGTAGTCCATTCCACGTGGGTGTCCTATCCTTTCCTCTACAGGTTTCTCCAACGACTTTTAGTGCAGCATAATGGATTGGATTTtgaacaaaagagaaaaataaaagtattgtATGGATTGCAcctatttttatgaaattagaatgtgacaaattttaaattttttttaatacttttttaaaagaaaagagagcTATGAGTTAAGTGTAATTTAGATTCTACTTACAACTTTCACGATACGATGCTTTTCTCGTCCTATTTACTTCCcactaaaatataaatttacatcATTTTGAATTTCACATATGTTTTGTAAATCACTTGAGTAAACTTATTAATTTTCCTCCTTGACTTGCCACGCTGTCACAATTCAAAACCTTAGCAAATACTGTGTTCCAAACTATACTATAATTATTGTACCTAATTTCACACCGGCCTTCTCCCAACTTGCTGGGGCAGCTACGATTTGatctattttctttaattaattaataagccAATCTAAGTCATGATTTGGAGGGAAACTATGGGGATTGAATCTGGGTTTGGTGGAAGAATATGTATTGTGCGTTCATACCAAAACCAAAAAGCCTGACGGAAAGGAAAATTACAAGTCGAAAACTTTGAGTTGATGTTTGAATTTTCAGTGGGTCAAAATTCAAAAAGTCTGGAGAATAAGAAGCAAGTACTTGGGCTTTGCATTTTGGACTTTGACAACCTTCCATATCCTTCAAACAAAACATGTTGCCTTTATCATTTGAGATGTTTATGCCAATGAGTAGAATAGTGAACCAAGTCTAGAAAATTGTGAATTTCTAGCTCCTTAGTGTACGAAAttgataagatataaaattaatattttttaatagtgGTACCCACAATTCCTTAGGTCAAACAAGGAGTGGAGTTCACAACTCTTCAAATATTTTACTTTGGTGCATTTTAAGATGAATTTATCTTTATACATCCTATTATAGTTACACATAAGATATTGAGAAGATATTGTCACATGACACACAATTGAATGAAATATTGAATATAGCTTAAGATATAtcgaaatattttttttatcaaagaaTTCAAACGACggagaaataaaagaaatgagTTAATTGGACTCATCACATGGATTCTCACTCACCTAATTTTGCTCAGTTCTCACAATTGTAAATGCAAAAACCAAAGTAATACATGTTCTTAATGGCAAATTGTTCAAATAATGAGTGCATAGATTAATGACCCTTCATAGTTTGTTCTCAAAATGGCATGTTTGTACCCTCTCTTTCACACCAAAATTGGCATTTATGTAATAATATAATGtcaattctttatttttctcatcTTGACTGTTTCTGTTTGTTTGTCCACTCGAAAAATGTTCCAAGAATGTAAAGAGAGATCCACTTGACGATGGTCTGCCAGGTTAATAAAGGTAAAGTAAATAatgatatttgtttttttaactgGTTGTCTAAAATAAAGTATAATTAATCGTTGATGTTAATGTTTGTAATAACCCTTGTTGTCTACTTTACTTCTTATTTTAATGTTTGTGTGCATTGAAAAGAGTATATACTTCCGGCTGGAATTTCTGACTTTTTCCTCCTCCCTTCTTTAcacccctctctctctctcacctCACTGTGACCTTGCCTCGCTCACTGTCCAATCGCACCTACCTTTTGCTTctttgtattttctttcttatttttatattaaactcCCAATGAAGAGCTTTTATTTATTCCCTTTTCCAAGGAAAACACCAACGTCCCTCCGATTCCCACAGGGCTCTCTCTTCTTCTCCATTCCcccttattatattattgttcaAAATTCATATAGATAACAATTTAGAGAACGTTTGAGGTAaagagttagttattatataattacgttataataatttgtgtttggagtgtaaattattttagtttgaattataataatatgtgtttgaggtgtaaactatcttaatttgagaaaaaaaatagtaaacattatagcaaaaaaaaaaaatgatgaatgtaaaatagtaaaaactatagcaaatagtaaatacggtAATAAATGAGGGTTTGAAGATAGTGTTGATTGCAGTTAattgaaagttttgaaatagtatttacatTATAATCTTAAGATAGCCTTGCCCCAAACGTCCCCTAAATCTCTAATTTGCTTAGTTCatcttatataaaatatgtgTTAACGATTCAAAGATTTATGCTTTGAATCATTTACATCTGTATTGAAGAAAATGATTGTCTAAAAAAACAGCATGTTTGTACATAAGTTTATAGTATGtatataacttttaaaatggcattaattaaaaaaaagtttaaattttggtCATCCAATATTGAAGGTGTGTTTGGGGCAAGAATTATCTAAACTaatataatagtttgtatttggagtacagattattttagtttgagttataatagtatgtgtttgaggtgtaaactattttagtttgagaaaaaaatagtaaacattataacaaaaaaaaatgatgaatgtaaaatagtaaaaagtatagcaaatagtaaatacggtAATAAATGAGAATTTGAAAATAGTGTTGACTACAACTAATtaagagttttgaaatagtatttattatAACAAAAGGTGATTATTAGTCTTAGGATAGTCCTTACCCCAAACGTCCTCTGAATCTCTAATTTGCTTAGTTCAACTTATATAAAATATGTGTTAACGATTCAAAGATTTATGGTTTgaattctttatatctattgTATTGAAGAAAATGATTGTCTAAAAAAAAAGCATGTTTGTACATAAGTTTATAGTTCGTATATAACTTCTAAAATGgcactaattaaaaaaaatctaaaatttggtCATCCAACATTAAGTGTGTGTTTGAGGCAaggactatcttaagattataataaccacTTTTTgctagtaaatactattttataaTCCCTAATTAACTATAGTCAGCATTATTTCGAGTTACAGTAtttagtttttactattttatattcataattttttttgctacaatatttactatttcattctcaaactaaaataatttacagcTCAAACACATAgtattataactcaaactaaaataatttatacccaaacacaaattattataatttaattataataatctagaactataataatcaaattCTTATTTGAAATGacctttaaatatttaaataagaccATGTAAGCGACTCACTAAACTCAAAAGTCAAAGGAAAGCCTAAGAGGCGTACAGAACATCACAAAGCGTTGAACAATGctttagaagaaaaataaataaaataccaCAGAAATTGAAGGCAAAATTTTCTTTGGTAGAGCCGTAGACTACCTAACCCTTTGAATGCCAATTatgacttttcttcttcttttttttgttttttaatttatatttttaacatttgGTTTGGGCCACTTTAATTTCACATATGGAATTGCCTATAGAATATGGGGGAAGATTCGTTCTCTTGATTTGAACAGATTCTCATCTGTATTCATGTCCCTTATATTCAGAATTacacattttaattttcaacagttcctacattaaatttatttttcttcaacttTCTTGTGAATTAGCTAGGACAATAATTCATGTCTATGTTCTACTATTGTACTACAAAATTGTGGAtttctttttttggaaaaaaaaaaatagacgaaagaaaaagaataacatTTCTTTGACTTAGGCATAATAACTGTTTGCTtcgtatatatacatatatgttggtatgaatttttatataattttgttgGCACTGAAAACTCGCATGCGTTGAAGGCTTCTTGCATATTTGATCGACTTGCTTCTTTGGTCTCGTTTCGCCTTCAAGGTTAACTTGCTTGAGGGTATTCACATCGTTGTGGTGTTAAGCCAACCACACTTTGATGCCTAAGTATAGAAAGCATATAATTTAGCTATGCATTGAGAGCATGGTTAGAGTTCTCCTTTAGACTTTACTTACTTCTTTCCCTTGGGGTTATAGAATGGGATTGTTTATAATGTCTTTCTTTTGACACTACATATAACATCGGTGATATCAGGAGGATTGCAACTCTCAAGGATACAAAGCGCTAGAACGAACTCAATCCTGCTTGGGACAACCTCCTAGCCGAGCTAACTTGTAGATGATGTCACACCAGTGAGGTGTTGTATCACACACTTCAATTCTTAAGTCAACAAAATCAAGTGTGTAATAGGGTTAAAGGCACCATGAGTGTTGGAACTTCACTCTTTATATTACTCTATGACTATCCTTCGCTTGGAGCTTGTACCCTAATAATAGGATATGGCAAGGTCGTTAGACGGTGAGGACACAATTAACTTAACCAAATGATTACCATCTTTGTATAAGGAGTTTTGAGCTTAGTATTCTCACTCATCGTCTACAATGATCTTTTTCAACTCGAGCTTCGAGGGTTTTATGGGGCCCAATCTTTTTTTTGTACCTGGACCTTAATTGAGAATTGACTgataacataattaattaatcaagctAATTATAATATTATGTACTGATTTTGgacttaaaattataatttttctttcttataatattaattttaaatataagaacataaaaagaacaaaaaatattattgaaactCGTCTATTCATCATCAGAATATTttgtacaaataaaataaaagagagaaaatttgatataaattgaCGGATAATGATTAAGTTGCATCTAATCTCATGCATCGTATTTAACttatatggtaaaaaaaaaaatatataagtaattaaattttgtaaatatatatatatatgtaaaagtaattaaattttgtaaaaaaaaaaaatgcatgacAGGATTTTATTAGAGTGCTATCTAGTTTGGACGAAGATGGGCAGTGTACccatttttttcccctaaattGACCCATGAGGGAACCAAGACAAATAGAAGTTATTACGAGGTTAAGATAACGTCAGCCTCAGCGACAAAGACAAATTAATGGACTAGGATCTCCAAGTTCTTGCCATCCAATCATACTGAAATAACTTGGCATCGTATactgttttcttttttatagtTTGATTTCGTTGACGTTGTCATAAAAATCAAACCTCCAACAAAATTCTCCCCCACCGATTAAATAAATTCTCTCTCTGAATACAGGTAGAACAACTGACTAATATCCGCATATTCATCTATTGTActtcaaatatttatagaaCAACaaacaacaattttaaaaataattataaaaattaaattaatcctaCTCTAAAAGTACAACCAACAGGCATATCATCAATacctggaaaaaaaaattttaaaaaataaaaaattacaagcCAATACAATTATTGGAAGTGGTAATTCCACCATCAACGACGAGATTATGGCCACTGATGTACTTAGATTCATCACTGGCCAGATAAAGCGCGGCTTCGGCTATGTCCTTAGGCCTCAATGTGGGGCCCTTCAGATTGGCCAGACCCCTAACGAACTCCTCCATTTTGTCCACCTCAGCCGCCGACGGTACCCCGAAGTTCATACATTGGTCCTCCTCGTCCACGTCAGCCCTCCACGCGTTGACGAGCATCGACGTGGCAACTCCGAAGGGGGAGATGCAGTTGACACGTATGCCGTAGCGGCCGAGCTCGCAGGCGGTATTCTTTGTGAGTCCGACAATGGCGTGTTTAGATGCGGTGTAGGCGTGTGGGCCAAGGCCGCCCAAGACGCCTGCCACACTGGCAGTGGAGATTATGCATCCGGTGGCTCTGGGAATCATCACGCGCGCTGCGTGCTTGATCCCTAAGGCAACGCCCTTGACGTTCACGCGCATCACGCGCTCGAACTCGTCAGGGTCAAAGTCAAGGATGCTCTTACGGGCCTTGGATTGGCTGCCAAGGACTCCGGCGTTGTTGAATATGATGTCCACTTGGCCGTGACGGCACACGGTGGTGCTGACGAGGTTCTCCACGTCTTCCTCGGAGCTGACGTCACAGTGGACGAAGGAGACTGGGAATGGAGAGAGCGTTTCGGCCAAAGTCTGGCCGAGGACATCCTCCACATCCGCGATTACTACTTTGGCGCCGTGTTTAGCGAATAGTCTCACTGTGGCTTCTCCGATTCCCTTGGCGCCTCCGGTTACGATAGCCACTTTCCCCTCCAATCTAAAATTACCaaaaacattattatttttaactaaaataaaaaaaaagacttacaattaatgaatgaatgaattaattaattaatgaaagaTTACCTTTTATGGAAAGAAGGGGAGTTATTGTCTCTTCCCAAGAGGTGAATATTGGTCTGAAGTGGTTGCTCGGGAAGCAGTTGGGCAGTCATGGCTTCACAGAGAGAGACAGAGATGAGAGAAATGAAAGTAAGGAGGAGGATGTGGGTGACAGAGAAATAATAGAAGGGGATATTTATAGGAAGAGGAATTTATGAAGTTGGTGAGTGTGTGTTCGGGGCTTCGCTTCCAACTTCAAGGAAGCTTCCTCTTTAGACCCTATTTTCCCCcttcctcaaaaaaaaaaaaaaaaaacaaaaaacaaaaacaaaaattgtaaTATCAAGAAAATGCGAGCACCAAATTAGGTGTATTCTAGCtatcattgtaaaaaaaaaaaaatgtttctaaaaacaCTATAATATATTAATGCAGTAGTCCTTCCATTTCGCTTAGATCGAATCACTGATCATCGAGATAGTGATATTTATTTGTATTGATTCGTTTTCATACTTgcgatatatttattttaactgttttaaagtttaaaatcatttaaatatataaattttagtatataagaTGCCCAATTAATATTCCTTAGAGTTAGTTTACATTTTGtttgattaaaaatttgttGTTCTAAATTTTTAAGTTGAGTTCGTGTGGAATAAATCCTCAAacttttaaataatgtttagTATTAGTTTCTAAACcattgattttatatttaagtagaaattttatgttatttaagTACTAAGTAGTGactaaactaaaaataaagtAAGTAGTTCTAATCTATACCATACAAAATGTTGTAACTTTCAAAAACCCAAGTTTAGGAAAATCTTCAATACTTAGTTCttatttactataaatattaattaaaatcttagATTAATAACTAAATCACCCTATTTCATACATATGCAAATCGATTTAAGTCGATTATTTTCAAAGttcattttaaaactataaacGTAACTTTCCTAGATGATTAAGAGAATTATTTAAATGCAAGAATTAACATAGATTTATGATAAATCTAAATAGCCagcaatatatattttttatcttcttttcttttatctattttttcagatagaattatccaataattgtTCATGCAGCTTTGTTGAGATTTATTGAGACGaatattttgatataaattgatatacatattttttaattatagaaGAAAACATCCGACCCTTTTGAGAAAAATATATGGGTACTAAATAGAGtaatatgtttataataataataataacaataataattggGGGTTTCCCAATAATAGCAGGAGTAGGACGCTCATTTATCCACGTATTTgtactataaatataaaaaattaaattaaaaacaaaatgtttgGGAGGGTAGGGGCTAAGGCTAAGGCGGGTCAGGTGAGCTACAAGGTTTGCTTCGTTAAAATAGAATCAGATCAGATTCGAGTCAACAGCTAAACCCCTTCAACTCACTCAAAGTTCaaactcaaatatatataaatatatttaaatatttaaaaaattctcaccaataaaaaaatatgaaaatatttacGAAAATAGTAGGAAAAAACCATGGGTAGATACTAATAGATTTTATCGACGTTTATCACGAATAGTATTAATGATAAATTTCTATCGACTTTTATCATTGTTAGACACCgataaaattatagattaaatttgactattttgtaaaaatagtctctcttattttttgttttaaaaaatttcttaaacattatcatattattaatttgtaCTTTTGGAAAATCTGTAAatgatttcttttcctttaaaataATACTCTCGTCTTACACTTATACCAAACCCAAAACACAGAGGGACGCATAACAAAGATTTCATATCTCCTACATCTACAATTCTATTGGATTTCACTGTATAcccctttttttaattaattaatttccagCTGTAcagtatttattttaaaaatcccctattttgttttcttttccaggAGAATATTGCAACTCATTCCATTCGAAATCTTATGCTAAAATAATTCGTCATTAGTTTTTTCAATTATGAGATGGATACATGAATTAATTAGTCTGAACTCCACTACACCttgttttgtttattatttaattatagatgAACATGAAACTTGgtagatttaatttgaaaatagaagaaaaggcTGGCCTAGATCTAGATTTTGGTTTGCCTAATGCCTAGGGTCAACGAGATTGGAAACTGAGTCAAATGggatttaaattaaaagatcttcgtttttcaataaaaataaaaattattattattaataaatagtcATACGAGACACGGATGATTGTGAAAAGACAAACGACCGACGACGACTAAAATTATGATAATGACAACGACAACAACAATTTATCCATAATATGGgttgaaattcattttcattttcatttttttcatttttcattttcattttttttcatttttttcattttcattttcattcatttatttattttttcttggaGGGTTCACTTTATTTAATGCTTGCATTCATGTATCTTCTAATTCAAATACATTTAcctaaaaagaaaattcataacagaaaaaaaagaaaaaaaaactttcttgCAGACAGCACAAACTACTTCATccaaagaaaacaataaaataaaaaataaaaaaaaaatcattaatactCTTCTATCTATAATGATagactgaaaatattttcaaatataacaaaatgtcattgtctattagtgatatacTGGATAGACTACGATAGACACCTATCGTCAGATGTCTATCACACTATCATCAATAGatagtgaaattttgttatatttataaataaactgACTCATTTTCCTGATAACAACCTAGATAAACACTCAAAGTTATTTACATATCAATTTGATtgtagttttctatttttaaaaagtctACATATATTCTCtcccaaatttttaattataacttcacatttattaaagaaacatcaattttttagtcaaattataaaaataaaattattttttaaaattatttttttaattttcaaaatttaacttgaaTTTTGAATACATTATTAATAAGTGGACAACA contains:
- the LOC120091356 gene encoding short-chain dehydrogenase reductase 2a codes for the protein MTAQLLPEQPLQTNIHLLGRDNNSPSFHKRLEGKVAIVTGGAKGIGEATVRLFAKHGAKVVIADVEDVLGQTLAETLSPFPVSFVHCDVSSEEDVENLVSTTVCRHGQVDIIFNNAGVLGSQSKARKSILDFDPDEFERVMRVNVKGVALGIKHAARVMIPRATGCIISTASVAGVLGGLGPHAYTASKHAIVGLTKNTACELGRYGIRVNCISPFGVATSMLVNAWRADVDEEDQCMNFGVPSAAEVDKMEEFVRGLANLKGPTLRPKDIAEAALYLASDESKYISGHNLVVDGGITTSNNCIGL